One segment of Brassica napus cultivar Da-Ae chromosome C3, Da-Ae, whole genome shotgun sequence DNA contains the following:
- the LOC111204736 gene encoding transcription factor DYT1-like codes for MGGGNRFQEPVRISRRRQVRKDEEENEVNESFKSPNLEAERRRREKLHGRLMALRSHVPIVTNMTKASIVEDSITYIRELQEEVVNLTEKLHEMEEAPLELDEQQQTEQIIKPEHETIDLKEEMKKLGIEENIQLCKIGERKLWLKITTEKKPGIFTKFMEVMRFMGLEIIDITLTTSCGATLICSSVQILQGLCDGDSVDLEQTKEFLLEVMRSNP; via the exons atggGAGGAGGAAACAGATTTCAAGAACCAGTGAGGATTAGCCGTAGGAGACAAGTAAGGAAAGATGAGGAAGAAAATGAAGTCAATGAAAGCTTCAAATCTCCAAATCTTGAAGCTGAGAGACGTAGAAGAGAGAAGCTACATGGTCGGCTCATGGCTCTGCGATCTCATGTTCCAATTGTCACCAAC ATGACAAAAGCGAGTATTGTCGAAGACTCAATTACTTACATAAGAGAGCTTCAAGAGGAAGTTGTTAATCTTACAGAAAAACTTCATGAAATGGAAGAAGCTCCTCTTGAGCTTGATGAACAACAACAAACGGAACAGATTATAAAACCTGAACATGAAACTATTGATTTGaaagaggagatgaagaaacTCGGCATCgag GAGAATATCCAGTTGTGTAAGATTGGGGAGAGGAAATTGTGGTTGAAGATCACAACAGAGAAGAAACCTGGGATCTTTACTAAATTCATGGAGGTTATGAGGTTTATGGGACTGGAGATCATCGACATTACTCTAACTACTTCATGTGGTGCAACTCTTATTTGTTCATCTGTTCAGATACTTCAGGGACTCTGTGATGGTGACTCTGTTGATCTTGAACAGACGAAGGAGTTTCTGTTGGAAGTTATGAGAAGCAATCCATGA